GTCAGAACGCTTGCGATGAGTAGTAACAAAACTAATGGCAATGGCTGTCCTTTTACTTTGAGAAAAAGCACCCGCGCCAAAAGCTCGAAATTTAAACAGCAGATTCTTACCAAAAGCAACAACCCGAAGGGCAAAAGTCGccgatctatttttaaaaaagtttgcaaCAAAGCCCCGACTTCAGTCGCTACTCCAGTTACTTCTCAAACTGTGTTTTACAAAGGTACCTATTTTCAAGTTGGTGACATAGTTTCTGTTGTGGATGTCAAAGGCGGTGTTTACTATGCCCAACTTCGAGGTCTTCTGCAAGATCAGTATTGCGAGAAAAGTGCCGTCATTACATGGTTATTACCTACTCAGTCGAGTCCCAAAGGCCGATTTGATCCTGCGACTTACATCATCGGCCCAGAAGAGGACATACCGCGAAAATTAGAATGTTTCGAGTTCGTATGCCATGCCCCATCGGAGTACTATTACGCAAAAGATTCTCCTTATCCTGTAGTTCCTGAAAAACCCGATAGTGGTTATGTCTGGACCCGGGTTGGACCTCGAATCGTCCCTTTACCAACAAAGGAGGAAGTTTTTGGTACAAGTTGAACATCTATCTCATCTTCTCTTTAAATGACTGTATAAGTTCTGTGGAATTTTAAATGTCCTTtggcattatttatatattcttataactGTATGTTTCTAAATGTAATTTCATCATTTGTGAGATTTGTATTCAAGTCAAATCATTTCATGAGCATATGTGTTCAGATGCATTAAAGACAGATGCTGCTTTgcaatttgtttattcttttattctgaattctgtttaaattgaaattgcaaataaaagcaataaaggAATGATTTCCAActattaaatgcttaaattttaatattatagatctacgtattaattctataaatgaattatttctgtgtaataaaataaatttgtttaataattgctTTATAGGTCTTATTTGCTTATTACTTTCAAAGAAAtctttctaagaataaaaattctactttctaAAACCTTACGAAaacttacttttaaaacaaattattttgaatgaaagggggaaaaaaaaaaagttaatgcatTTAGACTTTTTTATATAGTGTACTATTGTTTCTTGTTTAATTCAAGGGTTTTAaaacaactaattaaaaaaatatataatttgatataaatataattcatgttgatgttgttttaaatgttattgtgcactttttactatatatataaatactatgaTGTGTCAATATGTTTAGTGAAAGAAACAATAGTTACGTACAAATCTTTGAAAGGTAAgctaatatattttctttaaatttgttcaaGCTAAGTCTTAACATCACAGCTAATCATTCCTAGTTTATTTGTGtaagtatttaatttcttttctttaagttaatgcaaaatcatttatttttcattttctatgtacatacattatttgtaaatttcaaatgaaatatttgtcgaattatattttaataaaaattacgcctgaaaagattttacatttttaaagcattaaaattgcCGTTGTATTCTTGaaagttcttattttatatattaatgtgtatattattattttaaatgagtgcaatgatataaaaataaatatatatatatatatatatatatatattttgccatCTTAAagctgatattttcttttttgaacttGTTATAAGATAGAAATGAACTTGAAATTACTGcgtaaaacaattattttacttgattttaaaataaatcttctgCAGATAgaatgaaagttaattttacatTCACACTATCATAATGAAAGCAGTTATTTTatcatacaaataataattattatccttAGAATTctaatataaacatattaaaaaaataattttatatactcttTAGTTTCCATAACGAATAGTAACACTTATAGAGAAATTAAGAGGTAGAAAATATATCCCTGGtaagttatatattttctcaATGAATCATGGTACCTTTTTATTATAGAGCCATTATTAAATCACAGATtatgtttttcttaaaagaaaagagGAAGAACTTCATGAAGGTAAGGTTTtgattatttaaagatttcatttaatataattgagGTGTATATTGTTATGTGGTAATTACATACAGCAGTATCTATTTATGGAGTTAATTCATGACACCACAATCGCATGACAAGGGCAATTTTATGTATCTCCATTTTATCTTACTCTGATCTGTGATGTCATCTCATCCCCCTTCCCCACAAGAAAGATGTGCAATATATTACAAGATTTAATTCAGCTGATGTATTGGACTGGTTTCGGCGGGGTGCTAATTTAGCTCCACTGAGTTTTATGTCCTTTCTCTGtttctttaattacattaatatgatttctttgatttataatattttatgttgaaagtaaaaatactgaTTTAGACTTTATATAGTCAGAAAAGAAATCCAATCCAGCATTTGCATATTGaatatgaacaaaattacattatagAGAAAAGTGCAATCAATCCACTGTCCAGTATTTAAATTAAGGATTGAGATTAAGAACTTCTAAATTAAGGATTGGCTTCTCTGAAAAGATTAGTTCAATGTTTGTAGCTCCTACGTTTTGCTGGGTATTTTTAATGTTCGGCAGTTTATCAAATAACATAGGCAAGCACATAAAAAtttccacattaaaaaaaaatctagattaatttgcatttctaaagatctgcaaaattttagcaatttgatactttttttttttcatttgttcccctcattctaaatataaacttttgtcacatttatatatatatatataaaaaaactgcttaataatattatttttcttgagtttaatttttaaaaaatcctttttgattttaaaatcagaatttgggaattttagaatatttttagagaactgtaaaaaatttctcaatttctactactaataaaaaagaatatggcATAATCCTTGTCTACAAACTAAACATATACACCTTTACACATTTTTTACAAGCCAAAAGATTTTACTTATGTTTACctaattttgctcaaatttttgaGAGTGGGATTGTGCACATtggagcaatatttttgaaaatattgctctAATGCgcacaatttattttctttcgttcGTTTTAACCGTTTTTACTTTATCAACATGCACACAggagcaatatttttgaaaatattgctccAATGTGCacaatttttacactattttaaaatctcccccaaaaatgtgttttgaattatatcaatttaactgTCATGGAGTTTTTTTCCtagattttcgaaatttttaaaacatatttatttgtattatttttaacagcAGATcttattgttataatgaaatttaaatcgtttttactttgtcatcaaatatttaattgcataattttcttcCACTGTTAAAAACTAAGGAGGAAAGGTTCTATTCGTTTGTTTACATGAGGAATCATAAAGTGAAGCAACATTTATGCGAAAGGTCATGTGCGATTTCGAATTAGTTGTCCCAAGTTCTTTAGTTTCATTGCCATTAGGATGTACTGAGATTCTGCTCCATTAGGAAAGTTTATGTAAACGATTAATAAGGCAGgtgtaagtttattaaaataagataacttTTATGTCTCTTCCAGTATGGTGGGGGAAAAGACTTTGCAGAAGAAATCATGAGCATCAAGCTATActaaagaaattacatttaaattaaacacaaataATACCGACGAACTAGCTGGTCGCCAGAGGCATTTACATGTCATAAATtcagtgtgtatatatatatatatatatgtgtgtgtgtgtgtaagtaataatattttaaactttaatttaaaccttaatttccaaattaatcCATActgacttcattctaaaatgttctgttAATTCCTCATCCAATTcccatattttatgtaattaattcaacacgcgctctataaaactgttcACTTCAGCATTTCTCAccctctgagtgaagggataaaaatccttaatgtttacaacattcttttaaagatatctaaatttcccttgactacacgtgtcaaagaaatccctatcaaaatcttattgtaaaatcactgagggaaaaagttttggtctcttctgctcttgtatcgcaaTGTAAACGTTAGTTTCATCATCGctttttgtacataatatgcttccagaatgaaataaatcgaagttttaaattttaaaatatgtttacatgtatgtatatatttctgatactattttaatatttgaattgtgTAATCATCTGAATTCCCCTCGCTTCTCAGTGTCCAATTTATGTAACTAACATTTTTTTGAAGTATCACGTGAAAATTACGCAACTAAATAAATACTTGCTCAACTATGTTTCTGTAAAATCCTCTTCTCGAACCCTGAGCGCCTACTCacattctttttcttgttttaaacatCACTGCAACGAACGTGTCACTCGACTCTAAAGGTGAATTGTTTGCCTAAGAATGAGAAAAAGAGTATTGCTTGTGGTTTAACGACATTCCTTTCCGCCTTAGTTACAGAAAAgagcatttgtttttctttagttCCATATTTACAGAACAAACTAAATAAGTAAACGAAATTTTAGTAACacttaatttacttattaatgttttttttatagatatatgaaGACTATTAGAAGCGAACTTTGAATTCTGAACCACTACAGGATATCTGTAATATTTGTATCAATACCTACTCATTAACTTTTGCACTTAACCCATTCTCTTAAATTGTGGACCGCGACTTAAAATGGGATTTAGTGACTCGATTTATGGGCACTAGGCAAATTAAATAGCTGCCTAGGACCACAAGCAGGTATATAAAGAAACTCTTATTtcctaattagtaataaaataagttagtaaaaaatacaaattctatgaatgattaaatattattaaagtattaacgctttatcaaatatatttggtCTAATTCCTATCGGTTATTCCATTATGGTCATTTTGTTgttggaatatttataaaatccattatttatatatataaataacagatgttatttatatacataaataatatctGCTTTAATAGTATTGTGCGCAAACTTGGATGCCGAACAATCTGGGTCACAAcagaataataaaagcaaattcatcttttttaaggtaataaaataaaaaagattataaacctgaaataattcatttacgtgttaaaaatatgccaaaatgtgaaattaaattgattatcttATTGAAAGAAGAGGCTCATAATCTGTATTGTTTAGGATAGCAAAATACCTACATTCACCAATGTTGAGTGTGCAGATTGACAACAAGCTTTCTCCTTCTtcttggggccgcggtggcctggtggtaaggtctcggcttcggaaccgtagggtttcatgttcgagacccgattccaccgaagaaccgtcgtgtaagggggtctgttgcatgttaaatccgtcctgaccaagcgtcctccccctggtgtggtgtggagaggggtgtgccagctcaggtgtcgtcctcgtcatctgaccgcggttcaaaatttcgaggtccgtcccaaaatagccctagtgttgcttcaaacgggacgttaatataactaaactaatcttcttcttttttttaggtcgattcctataggaagatggcctattgcaatggttctcatgataaGATTTCGAGAAATTTTCTGCAGATTTTTATCGATCATAATCCGTAGAACACCAAATCACCCTccgttcaaaattatatatatatatatatatatatatatatatatatatatatatatatatatatataatttggggggggggggtgaaattttcatttcgctctTAATATTGAAGcgacagaaaaataaatccaattagccaaattagcatCTCATTAAGGCGAACAGCTTTcgtatttaaaattctacgatAATTGTAATATCTTAGaattaggggctgaaaagtgatttttgcGCCCTAATGTTGTCTGTTCTTAATATTAACAACTTATGTTGTCAGATAATAACTTGGATGTAAAGGAATCAACCTTTGctttccagcttgccgagaggaatttttttaatgataaattgcgttattttttaaaattctatttatattcgtGTTtgtgttagaattttgtttatagaTTGCGCCAcgataaatatcaaaagaaaaattctaatctttCGTCCGAAACATCTTTACATTCTTACGAAACATCTTAAGTTTGAGTCATctgttttatttagttaaaaaaaaatatttctaattatagcAACGATAGCGCgaacaaaaaagaatgaatttaacaaataacCACGGATGTGTGAATAGACGCTATAGTTAACAAGTtgaaaagcattatttcaaaataatattaaaatattcattaaaagtagaaaaaaaaattctggaataaaaCTAGCATCACTAGAAagctaatattttagaatttaaattggtgaaaaagtagtttttgtgcaataatatattctgaagctaatgaagaaaaatgttaagCTTTCGATTAACTTttcattcagaataaatttttctaaaacctTTTCATTGAGCACCTACTACTCAAGAAATAATTGTTACCAATTTTATAAGCTTTAAGACTGCTTTGTAGTGTattctaaacaattatttttcatcaaaagtgTCGCTATTTGCAGGTAGTATGTCAGCCTGTTAGCTTTATCCTGTAAAAAGTTCAGAAACGTTCTATGAGGTAACATCAAAGATTTCGTATATGAAAGACCTACATTATAATAGTTTCTTAAATTTCCTATCCCCTTATCCCCAAActctttattatttaagttatagAAACATTTCGTTTTGAGCAGCTCGATGCCTAGTTTTGGACatacatcataatttttaattgtgattAGTTCATGAAAGCAACACTTGAGCTCTATATAAATCTCCAAATTTCCATGCCACACTAGCGGCAGGACGTTTGATCCTCGACGCCAGAAGCCAAGATTGTCATCAAATTTATGCTGTTtactaaatatttagaattttgaatataaactttaaaaaaaaaattcaactgcaTATAATCACCTACTTGCTTTTCTCTTGCTACGTTAAAGTACAAGTAAATGGAATTGGTCTTATTTTCTTACAGTTACTCCCAATTTACGCATTTTATCTAATTACATATTTCGTTATACCATCCAACCTTGAAGTAAAGTAGTTGACTCGCATTTACTATAATGTCACTATATCAAACCAAATTAATAAAGGCAATCCAaggtttcatataatttttctccaCTTTCGTACCACATCTAATTACGCATTTCGGCAGACCTCGATATACCACCCAACTTTGCAGAAGCGCAAGTAAAAGCTTGTATGTATTGTGTACAATTTAATCTAGATAGTCCAGATTTAATTAATCTTACATCATACCGTTGCTCTCGATTTGCGCTCTTCATCTAATTGCACATTTCGATAGACCTTAGCTATCATTCAACCCTGCAGAAAACGCAGGTGAAGGCCTATATGTACTCTGTGTATTAATTTAATCGAGATACTCTACAGATAATCCAAGGTTTCGTTAATCTTAACTTCGTACAACTTTATCTCAATTTGCGCTCTTCATCTAATTGCACATTTCAGTAGACCTTAAAAGCTTGTATGTACTGtgtacattaatttaattatgataatttaccTAATCCTTCATTCCTTTGGGAAAGGTATTGATGTCCTAATCCACCTGTTGATTGATTCCCTTACAGACAGAATTGGTAAATTGGTTTTGTAAGTAAGTATCTTTTGTAGGTTATTAATGGAACACTGTCCAAAAACGGCGAATTTTTCTCTAGatttttagctaaaaattaataatttttttatataaatgaacttacgtaaattaattgaatatagattgaaaaaaatatttcactttagtATTTTTGATTATTAGAGATTAACTATTTTTGCCATCTAACTCCCTCGCCGGCATACTTAGaagtgtttcatttaaatttggcTAATTACCTATTTCCATTTTGTCATTACTGTGGACAAACCTTAATTTGTTCTACCAAAGAGTTTTTATTTActagattaaaacatttttctttcatactttttttttgtctgttatcAGAAACTAGTTTCTACTCAAACGGAGAACAAATTTTAAGTTcgatttcaatcatttttacaacttgcaacaaaaattcattataaattaaaatcaaaaccgTTTTTAAAAGCATAC
The Argiope bruennichi chromosome 6, qqArgBrue1.1, whole genome shotgun sequence DNA segment above includes these coding regions:
- the LOC129972448 gene encoding GATA zinc finger domain-containing protein 1-like — protein: MPFGLKPKCSMCKTITSTMWRKTDDDEVVCNSCSVRTLAMSSNKTNGNGCPFTLRKSTRAKSSKFKQQILTKSNNPKGKSRRSIFKKVCNKAPTSVATPVTSQTVFYKGTYFQVGDIVSVVDVKGGVYYAQLRGLLQDQYCEKSAVITWLLPTQSSPKGRFDPATYIIGPEEDIPRKLECFEFVCHAPSEYYYAKDSPYPVVPEKPDSGYVWTRVGPRIVPLPTKEEVFGTS